Proteins from one Setaria italica strain Yugu1 chromosome V, Setaria_italica_v2.0, whole genome shotgun sequence genomic window:
- the LOC101772981 gene encoding salicylic acid-binding protein 2, translated as MGCIKHIVLVHGACLGGWSWFKVATALRAAGYRVDTPDLAASGVDPRLLREAAPTFRDYTAPLLDLLAALPAGDRVVLVGHSLGGINVALAAELFPEKVAAAVFLCAFMPDFAARPSHVLEKFVEGKWLDWMDTEMKPQDAEGKLPTSMMFGPGILREKFVQLCSPEDVTLVSSLMRVSSMFVEDLAVQQPFTKGGYGSVRRVYVVCTEDHAIAEGFQRLMVENDPVDEVKEIAADHMVMLSRPDELVRCLTDIVEKYT; from the exons ATGGGGTGCATCAAGCACATCGTGCTCGTCCACGGCGCGTGCCTAGGCGGCTGGTCCTGGTTCAAGGTGGCCACCGCGCTCCGCGCGGCCGGGTACCGCGTGGACACACCGGACCTGGCGGCCTCGGGCGTGGACCCGCGGCTGCTGCGGGAGGCGGCGCCCACGTTCCGGGACTACACGGCGCCGCTGCTGGACCTCCTCGCGGCGCTCCCGGCCGGGGACCGCGTGGTGCTCGTTGGTCACAGCCTCGGCGGCATCAacgtcgccctcgccgccgagctGTTCCCGGAAAAGGTCGCCGCTGCCGTCTTCCTCTGCGCCTTCATGCCCGACTTCGCCGCGCGGCCGTCGCACGTGCTCGAGAAG TTCGTGGAGGGGAAGTGGCTGGACTGGATGGACACAGAGATGAAGCCGCAGGATGCCGAGGGCAAGCTCCCCACCTCCATGATGTTCGGTCCCGGGATCCTGCGCGAGAAGTTCGTCCAGCTCTGCTCGCCCGAG GACGTCACCCTCGTTTCGTCTCTGATGAGGGTGAGCTCGATGTTCGTGGAGGACCTGGCCGTCCAGCAGCCGTTCACCAAGGGCGGGTACGGCTCGGTGCGCAGGGTGTACGTGGTGTGCACGGAGGACCACGCCATCGCGGAGGGGTTCCAGCGCCTGATGGTGGAGAACGACCCGGTTGACGAGGTGAAGGAGATCGCCGCCGACCACATGGTGATGCTCTCCAGGCCCGACGAGCTGGTGCGGTGCCTCACTGACATCGTTGAGAAGTACACTTGA
- the LOC101773391 gene encoding nuclear transport factor 2 — MWLHARELGVRPTPIWKRAKASELHLHSTIQTDYPIPYCSKLTEQRAPPRPRAYKYRREVLLLLPQLPRAREHPEHERTTTARHQRRVEDRRRRTCAMDGQPGNGGGAGGSDAVARAFVEYYYNTFDASRGALAALYGHTSMLSFEGHAVAGAEAIGRKLAQLPFDQCRHSICTVDCQPSPSFPGSILVFVSGNLQLAGEEHQLRFSQMFQLVPNEQGSFFVQNDIFRLNYG; from the exons ATGTGGCTCCACGCACGCGAGCTGGGCGTGCGACCTACGCCAATATGGAAAAGAGCAAAAGCTAGCGAGCTCCACCTCCATTCGACTATACAAACGGATTACCCCATACCATACTGCAGCAAGCTAACAGAGCAACgcgcaccgccgcggccgcgcgcctACAAATACCGGCGCGAGGTTCTCCTACTCCTTCCGCAGTTGCCGCGAGCCCGTGAGCATCCGGAGCACGagcgcaccaccaccgccaggcaCCAGCGCCGCGTCGAGGATCGACGCCGCCGTACTTGTGCAATGGACGGGCAGCCGGGCAACGGTGGAGGAGCGGGGGGGAGCGACGCGGTGGCGAGGGCGTTCGTGGAGTACTACTACAACACGTTCGACGCCAGccgcggcgcgctcgccgcgctctacggccacacctcgaTGCTCTCCTTCGAGGGCCACGCCGTGGCGGGCGCCGAGGCGATTGGCCGGAAGCTGGCGCAGCTGCCGTTCGACCAATGCCGGCACTCCATCTGCACCGTCGACTGCCAGCCCTCGCCGTCGTTCCCCGGGAGCATACTCGTCTTCGTCAGCGGCAACCTCCagctcgccggcgaggagcaCCAGCTCAGGTTCAGCCAG ATGTTTCAGCTGGTGCCCAACGAGCAGGGAAGCTTCTTCGTGCAGAACGACATATTCCGGCTCAACTACGGGTGA